From the genome of Candidatus Krumholzibacteriota bacterium, one region includes:
- a CDS encoding dihydropteroate synthase codes for MSSATVVIGERINSSNAAVRRVLADRDEEALLDLARRQIDGGATGIDINASMLMEGERDALLWAANAVAAETGAVVSLDSPDLGILLDVLGRVEGEAIVNSITCDDDVLDRAMLGIAGIGAGVVVMLKNREGIPADAEGRCRLAERAAGAAERSGILPGQIYFDPVFQPLATAASGLGVPLDAFALLGERFPDHRRIGGLSNVSFGLPLRKLVNRTCLAMAVGRGMDAVICDATDTRLMDALAAAEALAGRDAGCRGLIARYRRKRRD; via the coding sequence ATGTCGAGCGCGACCGTCGTCATCGGCGAACGCATCAACAGCTCGAACGCGGCCGTGCGTCGCGTGCTGGCCGACAGGGACGAGGAGGCCCTCCTCGATCTCGCCCGCCGGCAGATCGACGGCGGGGCGACGGGGATCGACATCAACGCCTCGATGCTCATGGAAGGCGAGCGGGATGCGCTCCTCTGGGCGGCGAACGCCGTGGCGGCGGAAACCGGCGCCGTCGTCTCGCTCGACAGCCCGGACCTCGGCATCCTCCTCGACGTTCTCGGTCGGGTCGAGGGAGAGGCGATCGTCAACTCGATCACCTGCGACGACGACGTGCTCGACCGCGCCATGCTCGGAATCGCCGGTATTGGGGCGGGAGTCGTCGTGATGCTGAAGAACAGGGAGGGGATACCGGCGGACGCGGAGGGGCGGTGCCGTCTCGCCGAACGGGCAGCCGGGGCCGCGGAGCGGTCGGGGATCCTGCCGGGTCAAATCTATTTCGATCCCGTCTTCCAGCCGCTCGCGACCGCCGCTTCGGGGCTGGGCGTTCCGCTGGACGCGTTCGCGCTGCTCGGCGAGCGGTTTCCCGATCACCGGCGGATCGGCGGGCTCTCGAACGTCTCCTTCGGCCTGCCGCTCAGGAAACTCGTGAACCGGACATGTCTCGCGATGGCGGTCGGCCGCGGAATGGACGCCGTCATCTGCGATGCGACCGATACGCGTCTCATGGACGCACTCGCCGCGGCCGAGGCCCTCGCCGGGCGGGATGCCGGTTGTCGAGGTCTCATCGCGCGCTACCGCCGGAAACGTCGGGACTGA
- a CDS encoding integration host factor subunit beta yields the protein MTKADLVEEISRDTGLSKKDTSIIVNLIIDNICKALAEGDKVELRGFGSFKVKSRNPRKARNPRTGESVDVPAKLVPYFKASNELKTKVNH from the coding sequence ATGACGAAAGCGGATCTCGTCGAGGAAATCTCCCGGGACACCGGGCTCAGCAAGAAGGACACGAGCATCATCGTCAATCTCATCATCGATAACATCTGCAAGGCGCTCGCAGAGGGTGACAAGGTCGAACTGCGCGGGTTCGGCTCGTTCAAGGTCAAGAGCCGCAATCCCCGCAAGGCCCGCAACCCGCGGACCGGCGAGTCCGTCGATGTGCCGGCGAAGCTCGTGCCCTACTTCAAGGCCTCGAACGAGTTGAAAACCAAGGTGAATCACTGA
- a CDS encoding PilZ domain-containing protein — MSFVERRKAKRVEAELAITISGGGGEAEGRTIDISSNGVSFESPRLIDPLTKVRLEMAVPFPAGEGERRILFDGVVVRTEPEVEDPSVALYRIAVFFTYMDAESQHTLDEYIESMLSA; from the coding sequence ATGAGCTTCGTCGAACGTCGCAAAGCGAAACGAGTAGAAGCCGAGCTCGCCATCACGATATCCGGTGGGGGCGGCGAGGCTGAGGGGCGGACGATCGACATCTCCTCCAACGGCGTCTCCTTCGAATCTCCTCGTCTCATCGATCCGTTGACCAAGGTGCGTCTCGAGATGGCCGTCCCGTTCCCCGCCGGGGAAGGTGAACGACGGATCCTGTTCGACGGTGTCGTCGTGCGCACGGAACCCGAGGTGGAGGATCCATCGGTGGCCCTCTATCGCATCGCCGTCTTCTTCACCTACATGGACGCCGAATCCCAGCATACCCTCGACGAATACATAGAATCCATGCTTTCCGCCTGA
- a CDS encoding response regulator: MDPRGTVLIIDDEESILEVIDEYLSERGFATATAATGEAARSLVAERSFDVALVDLKLPDTDGLDLVEEISRRRPETRCVIMTGFASMESTIEALRLNVFDYVIKPFQMVKIAEVVEAAVDHVVMKRTGAKLISQLEQANRRLEKSKNDLSVRILRANEELGEANESLKRHVTRLKMLYQMGRDISSNEDWSDSLDRFLMALCRYLGADGAGLLLFSGGGSSLKVRASYQLEVEWIAGAVETLAGTQRSDELMTEVFSLESCREGSPSSCAGRKKAWSDTSIPLLYKGVWLGFLLVRKLYRSRKAYLNDYHFLTTIQTILTEEVANAVNISRLRHLKDFNETILENINSGVLTTDRDGRIVFLNSRAREVLGRDGATEHFDVFFENPYGQGSLFDRLAGGEERNATIEGALVREGGWRVPVRLSTTVVETDDYHGRTVVAVFEDLTAQRAMEEELRRADRLRSLGELSAGVAHEIRNPLTGIATTAQVLRERLAGDGENVKYITVILDEIKRLDDIIRNLLTFARPTQPRPAAVSLAEVIESALALVADDAAGSGVAVSFESEIEDDSCLLDRDQVKQVILNIAMNGVQACDRGGALSVRLAEAPDRAFVAVTVADTGEGIGPEAADKLYNPFFTTRPEGTGLGLSISRKIVEAHGGRLFHESEQGRGTTFYIELPRRLAVSAAAGNG, translated from the coding sequence GTGGATCCCAGGGGAACAGTTCTCATAATAGACGACGAGGAATCGATCCTCGAGGTGATCGACGAATACCTGTCCGAGCGGGGATTCGCGACGGCGACGGCGGCCACCGGCGAGGCGGCGCGTTCTCTCGTCGCGGAACGCTCGTTCGATGTCGCCCTCGTCGACCTGAAGCTCCCCGACACCGACGGCCTCGATCTCGTCGAGGAGATATCACGGCGCCGGCCGGAGACGAGATGCGTCATCATGACCGGCTTCGCCTCGATGGAAAGCACGATCGAGGCTCTCCGCCTGAACGTCTTCGACTACGTCATCAAGCCCTTCCAGATGGTGAAGATCGCCGAGGTCGTCGAGGCCGCCGTCGACCACGTGGTCATGAAACGCACGGGCGCGAAGCTCATCAGTCAGCTCGAGCAGGCGAACCGGCGGCTCGAGAAGAGCAAGAACGACCTCTCGGTACGGATACTCCGCGCGAACGAGGAGCTCGGGGAGGCGAACGAATCGCTGAAGCGGCACGTCACGCGCCTCAAGATGCTCTACCAGATGGGCCGCGACATCAGTTCGAACGAGGACTGGAGCGATTCGCTCGATCGTTTCCTCATGGCGCTCTGCCGGTACCTCGGCGCCGACGGCGCCGGCCTGCTCCTCTTCAGCGGCGGCGGCTCGTCGTTGAAGGTGCGCGCTTCCTACCAGCTCGAGGTTGAATGGATCGCCGGCGCGGTCGAGACGCTCGCCGGGACGCAGCGCAGCGACGAGCTGATGACCGAGGTGTTCAGCCTCGAGAGTTGCCGCGAGGGGAGCCCGTCGAGCTGCGCCGGAAGGAAGAAGGCCTGGTCCGATACGTCGATACCGCTCCTCTACAAGGGCGTCTGGCTGGGGTTCCTCCTCGTCAGGAAACTGTACCGTTCGCGCAAGGCGTACCTGAACGATTACCATTTCCTCACGACGATACAGACGATACTGACCGAGGAGGTCGCGAACGCGGTCAACATCAGCCGGTTGCGGCACCTCAAGGATTTCAACGAGACGATACTCGAGAACATCAACAGCGGTGTCCTCACCACCGACCGGGACGGCAGGATCGTCTTCCTCAACTCGAGGGCGCGGGAGGTCCTCGGTCGCGACGGCGCGACGGAGCATTTCGACGTCTTCTTCGAGAATCCATACGGGCAGGGCTCCCTCTTCGACCGACTCGCCGGCGGGGAGGAGCGGAACGCAACGATCGAGGGCGCGCTCGTGCGCGAGGGCGGCTGGCGCGTTCCGGTGAGACTCAGCACGACCGTCGTCGAGACCGACGACTACCACGGCCGGACGGTCGTCGCCGTCTTCGAGGATCTCACCGCGCAACGGGCCATGGAGGAGGAGCTCAGGCGCGCCGATCGTCTCCGGTCGCTGGGGGAGCTCTCCGCCGGCGTCGCCCACGAGATCAGGAACCCGCTCACGGGAATCGCCACGACCGCGCAGGTGCTCCGGGAACGCCTCGCCGGCGACGGCGAGAACGTGAAGTACATCACCGTCATACTCGACGAGATCAAGCGGCTCGACGACATCATCCGCAACCTGCTGACATTCGCGAGGCCGACGCAGCCGAGACCGGCCGCGGTCTCGCTCGCCGAGGTGATAGAATCCGCGCTCGCCCTCGTCGCCGACGATGCGGCCGGAAGCGGAGTCGCCGTCAGCTTCGAGAGCGAGATCGAGGACGATTCCTGCCTGCTCGATCGGGACCAGGTCAAGCAGGTCATCCTCAATATCGCGATGAACGGGGTCCAGGCATGCGATCGGGGCGGTGCGCTCAGCGTGCGTCTCGCCGAGGCGCCGGATCGCGCGTTCGTCGCCGTCACCGTCGCCGATACGGGAGAGGGGATCGGCCCGGAAGCGGCCGACAAGCTCTACAACCCCTTCTTCACGACGAGGCCGGAGGGGACGGGGCTCGGACTCTCGATATCCCGGAAGATCGTCGAGGCGCACGGCGGTCGCCTCTTCCACGAGAGCGAACAGGGACGCGGAACGACCTTCTACATCGAACTCCCCAGGCGGCTCGCGGTCTCCGCGGCCGCGGGAAACGGCTGA
- a CDS encoding sigma-54-dependent Fis family transcriptional regulator, protein MAGKILIIDDEKAIRWSLGEAVRNMGFDVEEAENGTKGVKAFIDDPADLVILDLKLPDMTGLDVLKTIKDADPTTPVVMMTAYGEVETAVEAIRGGAYDFLLKPFQLEKMKVSIHNAIETQRLRIELDGIKRKESRDHDFKDFIGTSDVMKEVFRKVKKIGESRASTILINGESGTGKELVARAIHASSGEVGTRPFLEINCAALPEGILESELFGHEKGAFTDAKTRKKGLFELAEGGTIFLDEIGEMGITLQSRLLRVIENKTFRRVGGVKDLQVNTRIVAATNRDLKKAIADGSFRNDLYYRLQVIPIELPPLRDRLEDVPLIADHFIAMFNREFKKRVEPVDAEIAGLLQGYSWPGNVRELRNVIERAILLEADEKLLPEHLPSEIRSGEAAERAIEADETAIRPMSIKEMEQKLIVRTLQETGGNKSKAARILGISRQTLREKTKLYEIAGEN, encoded by the coding sequence ATGGCGGGAAAGATACTCATCATCGACGACGAGAAGGCGATCCGGTGGTCGCTCGGCGAAGCGGTCCGCAACATGGGATTCGACGTGGAGGAAGCGGAGAACGGAACGAAGGGCGTCAAGGCGTTCATCGACGACCCGGCGGATCTCGTCATCCTCGATCTCAAGCTCCCCGATATGACCGGGCTGGACGTCCTGAAGACGATTAAGGATGCCGATCCGACGACGCCGGTCGTCATGATGACCGCATACGGCGAAGTCGAGACCGCCGTCGAGGCGATCAGGGGCGGCGCGTACGATTTCCTGCTGAAGCCGTTCCAGCTCGAAAAGATGAAAGTCTCGATCCACAACGCGATCGAGACGCAGCGCTTGCGCATCGAACTCGACGGCATCAAGCGGAAGGAAAGCCGGGACCACGATTTCAAGGACTTCATCGGCACGAGCGACGTCATGAAGGAAGTCTTCCGCAAGGTCAAGAAGATCGGGGAAAGCAGGGCGAGCACGATATTGATCAACGGCGAGAGCGGCACGGGCAAGGAACTCGTGGCGCGAGCGATTCACGCGAGCAGCGGCGAGGTCGGCACGCGGCCGTTCCTCGAGATCAACTGCGCGGCGCTTCCCGAGGGGATTCTCGAGAGCGAACTCTTCGGACACGAGAAGGGCGCATTCACCGACGCGAAGACCCGCAAGAAGGGGCTCTTCGAACTCGCCGAAGGCGGAACGATCTTCCTGGACGAGATCGGCGAGATGGGGATCACGCTCCAGAGCAGGCTGCTCCGTGTCATCGAGAACAAGACCTTCCGGCGCGTCGGCGGAGTCAAGGATCTGCAGGTCAACACGCGCATCGTCGCCGCGACGAACCGCGATCTCAAGAAGGCCATCGCGGACGGATCCTTTCGGAACGATCTCTACTACCGTCTCCAGGTCATTCCGATAGAGCTGCCGCCGCTCCGCGACCGGCTCGAGGACGTGCCACTGATCGCCGATCACTTCATCGCGATGTTCAACCGGGAGTTCAAGAAGCGCGTCGAGCCGGTCGACGCCGAGATCGCCGGTCTTCTCCAGGGGTATTCCTGGCCGGGGAACGTGCGGGAACTCCGGAACGTCATCGAGCGGGCGATCCTCCTCGAAGCCGATGAGAAACTGCTTCCCGAGCACCTGCCCTCCGAGATCAGGTCCGGCGAGGCCGCCGAACGGGCAATCGAGGCGGACGAGACGGCCATCCGGCCGATGAGCATCAAGGAGATGGAGCAGAAGCTGATCGTCAGGACCCTTCAGGAGACGGGGGGGAACAAGTCGAAGGCGGCCCGCATCCTCGGCATCAGCCGCCAGACGCTCCGCGAGAAGACCAAGCTGTACGAGATCGCCGGGGAAAACTGA
- a CDS encoding sigma-54-dependent Fis family transcriptional regulator, which yields MKRIEPEVWFLAGDGALGRTIAQAAEEQGVVVRFFRDVSQALDTPEPEGGVVLVIDADSGYPNYLTIIRRFGRKILELETAVFGPARGEEVVEGEYDRGVDRYVATPVSDDDCLARITHMIAVRRVKSSAGIIGRSRQVASMIETILQVAPTEVSVLIEGESGSGKELAARAIHLMSRRSGASFEAINCGSLAEGILESELFGHERGSFTGAVSQHLGLFERADRGTLFLDEVGETSLNMQVRLLRVIETGDFVRVGGTKKIHTDVRLIAATNRSLETAVERGDFREDLFYRLKVVLLRVPPLRSREGDIPLLVDRFMRLSARKHGKTVKGIEEQGMEMLNRYAWPGNVRELHNTIDNLVVLSRDDLIRAADVRTRLEERMSTQSVPDLPVRVEKSREEMERELIINSLLSLHNGVREILGILRGDAAPRRAWGRWTEVPDARDEQARDLETLEREAIREALDANRGNRRKTAKQLGISERTLYRRLKDYGLA from the coding sequence ATGAAGCGCATCGAACCGGAAGTCTGGTTTCTCGCCGGAGACGGCGCTCTCGGACGGACCATCGCGCAGGCCGCCGAGGAGCAGGGCGTCGTCGTGCGCTTCTTTCGCGACGTGTCGCAGGCCCTCGATACCCCCGAGCCGGAAGGCGGCGTCGTCCTCGTCATCGACGCCGACTCGGGTTATCCGAACTATCTCACGATCATCAGGCGGTTCGGGCGGAAGATCCTCGAGCTCGAGACGGCGGTCTTCGGGCCCGCGCGCGGGGAGGAGGTCGTCGAGGGGGAGTACGACAGGGGAGTCGATCGTTACGTCGCGACGCCCGTCTCCGATGACGATTGTCTCGCGCGGATCACGCACATGATCGCCGTCAGGCGGGTGAAGAGCAGCGCGGGCATCATCGGCCGGTCCCGGCAGGTCGCCTCGATGATCGAGACGATCCTCCAGGTGGCGCCGACGGAGGTCTCCGTTTTGATCGAGGGAGAGAGCGGATCCGGCAAGGAACTGGCCGCGAGGGCGATCCACCTGATGAGCCGGCGGTCCGGGGCGTCCTTCGAGGCGATCAACTGCGGGTCCCTCGCGGAGGGCATCCTCGAAAGCGAACTCTTCGGCCACGAACGGGGCTCGTTCACCGGCGCCGTCTCGCAGCATCTCGGCCTCTTCGAGCGGGCGGACCGGGGGACGCTCTTCCTCGACGAGGTGGGGGAGACCTCGCTCAACATGCAGGTACGCCTGCTGCGCGTCATCGAGACGGGGGATTTCGTGCGGGTCGGCGGCACGAAGAAGATACACACCGACGTCAGGCTGATCGCGGCGACGAACCGTTCTCTCGAGACGGCGGTAGAACGGGGGGATTTCCGCGAGGACCTGTTCTACCGGCTCAAGGTCGTTCTCCTCCGGGTTCCGCCGCTGCGCTCGAGAGAGGGAGATATCCCGCTTCTCGTCGATCGCTTCATGCGCCTTTCGGCAAGAAAGCACGGCAAGACGGTCAAGGGGATCGAGGAGCAGGGGATGGAGATGCTCAATCGGTACGCGTGGCCGGGAAACGTGCGGGAACTGCACAACACGATCGACAACCTGGTCGTCCTGAGCAGGGACGATCTGATCAGGGCGGCCGATGTCCGCACCCGGCTCGAGGAGCGGATGTCGACGCAGAGCGTTCCCGATCTCCCCGTCCGCGTCGAGAAGAGCCGGGAGGAGATGGAACGTGAGCTGATCATCAACTCCCTTCTCTCCCTGCACAACGGCGTTCGCGAGATCCTCGGGATCCTGCGCGGCGACGCGGCTCCACGCCGCGCGTGGGGCCGCTGGACGGAAGTGCCCGACGCCCGCGATGAGCAGGCGCGCGATCTCGAGACACTCGAACGCGAGGCGATCCGCGAGGCGCTCGACGCGAACCGCGGCAATCGCCGCAAGACGGCGAAACAACTGGGGATATCCGAGAGGACCCTCTACCGGCGGCTCAAGGACTACGGCCTGGCCTGA
- a CDS encoding PorV/PorQ family protein yields MHKLTVGFCLLLLVLPGAASAGKYAGEFMALGGGARAMGLGGAFVAVADDATASYWNPAGLAAFGAFAAEPADWQASLMHSERFGDLIDYNFASVAFPLVPGESAWGLTFVHMGIRDIPVIPWSPGMIGNSDGDQVYEPELGEFLNFDTGGIPTESVNDFALFVSYARRTAFGDAGASVKLIRNDQVTGVTSLGIGIDVGFIKRDLWRDLIVGMKLQDATGTYISWSTGTREFIYPALKLGLAYPLEIEGMNSRILLAVDGDFRYEDRRDAAQFWVGDASADFHVGAEIVIREMVALRGGYDMGRPTAGAGFLLDDFGPWKVSVGIDYALLVHDELDTTHRISLLMAH; encoded by the coding sequence ATGCACAAGCTGACGGTTGGTTTCTGCCTGCTTCTCCTCGTACTGCCAGGCGCGGCATCGGCCGGCAAGTACGCGGGAGAGTTCATGGCGCTCGGCGGCGGGGCGCGGGCCATGGGGCTCGGCGGCGCGTTCGTGGCCGTGGCGGACGACGCGACGGCATCCTACTGGAATCCCGCCGGTCTCGCCGCGTTCGGAGCGTTCGCGGCGGAACCCGCGGACTGGCAGGCGAGCCTCATGCACTCCGAACGGTTCGGCGACCTCATCGACTACAATTTCGCGTCGGTCGCCTTTCCCCTCGTGCCGGGAGAATCGGCATGGGGGCTCACGTTCGTGCACATGGGGATCAGGGACATTCCCGTCATCCCGTGGTCGCCCGGCATGATCGGCAATTCGGACGGCGACCAGGTCTACGAGCCGGAACTCGGCGAATTCCTCAATTTCGACACCGGCGGAATTCCCACGGAGAGCGTTAACGATTTCGCCTTATTCGTGTCCTATGCCCGGCGGACGGCATTCGGGGACGCGGGCGCGTCGGTCAAGCTCATCCGCAACGACCAGGTGACCGGCGTCACGAGCCTCGGCATCGGGATCGACGTCGGGTTCATCAAGCGGGATCTCTGGCGCGACCTGATCGTCGGCATGAAACTCCAGGACGCGACGGGCACCTATATCAGCTGGAGCACGGGGACGCGGGAGTTCATATACCCGGCCCTCAAGCTGGGGCTCGCGTATCCCCTGGAGATCGAGGGGATGAACAGCCGGATCCTGCTCGCCGTCGACGGCGATTTCCGCTACGAGGATCGGCGGGACGCAGCGCAATTCTGGGTGGGCGACGCGAGCGCGGATTTCCATGTCGGCGCCGAGATCGTCATCCGCGAGATGGTCGCGCTGCGAGGCGGCTACGACATGGGGCGGCCGACTGCCGGGGCCGGATTCCTGCTCGACGATTTCGGTCCATGGAAGGTATCCGTCGGGATCGATTACGCGTTGCTCGTTCACGACGAGCTCGACACGACGCACCGCATCTCGCTGCTGATGGCGCACTAG
- a CDS encoding glucose-1-phosphate adenylyltransferase: MKTLAMILAGGTGRELSVLTRHRAKTALPFGGRYRIIDFCLSNCVRSGVNDIAVLAQYKPKSLIDHIRMGKPWDLDRRTGGVFIHQPTYYGEATQWYLGTADALFQNIETIYESDADVILVLSGDQVYLMDYGDLVESHRRSGRPATLVCKKISPSQGGRFGMVRRSGHGLITEFREKPRSASFRYASLGIYAFDRRFLLDALGPDKTDIVFDILMPLVDQGGVTGHDFDGYWEDVGSVGSYYRASMRLLGDRSMLFETGRDVFTRVEDLPPARFARSSAVAGSIMANGCDIKGAVRNSILFPGARIGRNAVVEDSIVFSFASIGVGAVVKRSIIDKHVRIGTGASVGVVAESAPGAVSLETTGTEKSPAKGIALIGKSARIAAGVRIPAGFAVEPRVNIRERKR; the protein is encoded by the coding sequence GTGAAGACCCTTGCCATGATACTCGCCGGCGGTACGGGGCGCGAGCTTTCCGTCCTGACGCGGCACCGGGCGAAGACGGCACTCCCGTTCGGGGGACGTTACCGCATCATCGACTTCTGCCTGAGCAACTGCGTCCGTTCCGGGGTAAACGATATCGCCGTCCTGGCGCAGTACAAGCCGAAATCCCTCATCGACCATATCAGGATGGGAAAGCCGTGGGATCTCGACCGCCGTACCGGCGGGGTCTTCATTCACCAGCCCACGTACTACGGCGAGGCCACCCAGTGGTATCTCGGCACGGCCGACGCCCTCTTCCAGAATATCGAGACGATCTACGAATCGGACGCCGACGTCATTCTCGTCCTCTCCGGCGACCAGGTCTACCTCATGGATTACGGGGATCTCGTCGAGAGCCATCGGCGATCGGGACGGCCGGCCACTCTCGTCTGCAAGAAGATCAGCCCGAGCCAGGGAGGCCGATTCGGGATGGTGCGGCGATCGGGCCACGGATTGATCACCGAGTTCCGCGAGAAGCCGCGCTCGGCGAGCTTCCGGTACGCCTCGCTCGGCATCTACGCGTTCGACCGGCGGTTCCTGCTCGATGCGCTCGGCCCCGACAAGACCGACATCGTATTCGACATACTCATGCCCCTCGTCGACCAGGGAGGCGTCACGGGGCACGATTTCGACGGATACTGGGAGGACGTCGGATCGGTGGGGAGCTATTACCGGGCATCGATGCGCCTGCTCGGCGATCGTTCGATGCTCTTCGAGACCGGACGGGACGTCTTCACGAGAGTGGAGGATCTGCCTCCCGCCCGCTTCGCCAGGTCGTCGGCGGTGGCCGGTTCGATCATGGCGAACGGGTGCGACATCAAGGGAGCGGTCAGGAACAGCATCCTCTTTCCGGGCGCCCGCATCGGTCGCAACGCCGTGGTCGAGGACAGCATCGTCTTTTCCTTCGCCAGCATCGGTGTCGGCGCGGTGGTGAAGCGGTCGATCATCGACAAGCACGTGCGCATCGGGACGGGGGCGAGCGTTGGAGTCGTGGCGGAATCGGCGCCGGGCGCCGTTTCCCTCGAGACGACGGGAACGGAGAAATCGCCGGCGAAGGGGATCGCACTGATCGGCAAATCGGCGCGCATCGCCGCGGGCGTCCGTATCCCCGCCGGCTTCGCAGTCGAGCCGCGGGTGAACATCCGGGAGAGGAAACGATGA
- a CDS encoding glucose-1-phosphate adenylyltransferase has translation MSGTAAFILAGGVGKRLSLLTRFRAKPAVPFAGRYRIIDFTLTNCVHSGITDVYVLTQYISRSLVRHLGIGRPWDLDRLTGGLHVLHPHLGPQAADWYQGTADAIFQNLAVLDDIASDQILILSGDHVYRSDYGDFIRFHRESGKPASVGVVEVEPALCREFGIATVDGGGLITRFEEKPEKTEGNLASMGIYVFDRRFLVQTLRELKKRFDNLDFGKHVVPHLVRRRLVSAWRYGGYWLDIGTLGAYYRASLDLLGNRSRLGLYRDRRPVLTVSDDRPPLLVHRSARVSRSLVCNGCVVRGEVENSILSPGVVVEKGARVSNSILFHGTTIRGGAEIRNAIVDKHCVVGRGAKVGAGDHSVPNELQPEYLDFGLTIVGRKTIIPGGSTIGTNCLVCGPMRGGAVPRLALDDGNCHMDGEA, from the coding sequence ATGAGCGGGACGGCGGCCTTCATCCTCGCGGGCGGCGTCGGCAAGCGGCTGAGTCTCCTCACCCGGTTCCGCGCGAAACCGGCCGTTCCCTTCGCGGGGCGCTACCGCATCATCGATTTCACCCTGACGAACTGCGTGCACTCGGGAATCACTGATGTCTACGTCCTCACGCAGTACATCTCCCGATCCCTGGTCCGGCACCTCGGGATCGGGCGTCCATGGGACCTCGACCGGCTCACCGGCGGCCTGCACGTCCTGCACCCGCACCTGGGACCGCAGGCGGCCGACTGGTACCAGGGAACGGCGGACGCCATCTTCCAGAATCTCGCGGTCCTCGATGACATCGCGAGCGACCAGATACTCATACTCTCAGGGGATCACGTCTACCGTTCGGATTATGGCGATTTCATCCGTTTCCACCGCGAGTCGGGAAAGCCGGCCTCCGTCGGCGTCGTGGAAGTCGAACCGGCCCTCTGCAGGGAATTCGGCATCGCGACAGTCGACGGAGGAGGGCTGATCACCCGTTTCGAGGAGAAACCGGAGAAGACGGAGGGGAATCTCGCGTCGATGGGCATCTACGTCTTCGACCGCCGTTTCCTCGTGCAGACCCTCCGCGAACTCAAGAAGCGGTTCGACAATCTCGATTTCGGGAAGCACGTCGTTCCGCATCTCGTCAGGCGCAGGCTCGTCTCGGCATGGCGGTACGGCGGGTACTGGCTCGACATCGGCACGCTCGGCGCGTACTACCGGGCGAGCCTGGACCTTCTCGGAAACCGGTCACGGCTCGGCCTGTACAGGGATCGCAGGCCCGTTCTCACCGTCTCGGACGACCGGCCGCCGCTCCTCGTGCACCGGAGCGCGCGCGTGTCGCGTTCGCTCGTCTGCAACGGGTGCGTCGTCAGGGGGGAGGTCGAGAATTCGATTCTCTCGCCGGGGGTCGTCGTCGAGAAGGGGGCGCGCGTGAGCAACTCGATCCTCTTCCACGGCACGACGATCCGCGGCGGCGCGGAGATCCGGAACGCGATCGTCGACAAGCACTGCGTCGTCGGACGGGGAGCGAAGGTCGGCGCTGGCGATCACTCCGTTCCCAACGAGCTCCAGCCGGAATACCTGGATTTCGGCCTGACGATCGTCGGGAGGAAGACGATCATCCCCGGCGGGTCGACGATCGGCACGAACTGCCTCGTGTGCGGTCCGATGAGGGGTGGCGCGGTTCCGCGTCTCGCGCTCGACGACGGCAATTGCCACATGGACGGCGAGGCGTGA